The Mycolicibacterium mageritense genome contains a region encoding:
- a CDS encoding secretion protein EccK, translating to MWLTALTKDGSIVVANNYGLAYIPENVKLPEQVKFASADESISPQQRGTWATYPMLALHGWAQARDTTLRVVIGLEEQLKGFDSGAASIVLQPDDLPEDGSMQGRSRLAVIAPDVSERLAKIPDSGLLDLLPPAPVDPQPPEDRRVKLLMEVFRPLLIKDPARISKQLKAMIAYADYMYEAALHRAYTASDPGVLRDSITEALYWQHLGVLNSDAVAEDPS from the coding sequence ATGTGGCTGACAGCATTGACTAAAGACGGCTCGATCGTCGTGGCAAATAATTATGGCTTGGCCTACATCCCAGAAAATGTCAAGCTGCCTGAGCAGGTGAAGTTCGCTAGCGCGGACGAGTCAATTTCCCCGCAGCAGCGCGGAACGTGGGCAACCTATCCGATGCTGGCGCTGCATGGGTGGGCGCAGGCTCGCGACACGACATTGCGTGTGGTAATCGGGCTGGAGGAGCAACTCAAGGGATTCGACTCAGGCGCAGCATCGATTGTGTTGCAACCTGACGATCTTCCCGAGGACGGATCGATGCAGGGGCGCTCGCGATTGGCCGTAATCGCTCCAGACGTGTCAGAGCGATTGGCGAAGATCCCGGACTCTGGGTTACTGGATTTGTTGCCGCCTGCGCCGGTGGATCCGCAGCCGCCAGAGGACCGTCGGGTGAAACTCCTAATGGAGGTTTTCCGACCGCTGTTGATTAAGGATCCAGCCCGCATCTCCAAGCAATTGAAGGCAATGATCGCATATGCGGACTATATGTACGAAGCAGCGTTGCATCGTGCGTACACCGCAAGTGATCCCGGCGTACTGCGGGATTCGATCACCGAAGCGCTCTACTGGCAGCACCTTGGTGTTTTGAACTCTGATGCCGTCGCGGAGGATCCATCATGA
- a CDS encoding PPE domain-containing protein, whose product MADQIKVAAETLESYANWMENQVIWPESAPRIEAPDALSATKAAVDNINAYAESVEQFTNAGRDENRRLAKLVREVARLYHEVDTTAAQDIERLQKAQKVPVPVSSDPEPSLPPQAPQATPVSPDTSLDVKETEVALHNPGTTDSMTTALEAVRRANNGFAQGAPRPRVENWEGDAADAANEKFIKFRNWIDDLAHSWTVLGQAISDLYTGYRDAQAKHSPIFNRWAELNAAMETELNRANYNEARVDRYLRQIEELEEDSRGVRETYADRANVRMEPIADPPFGTSQTASTSSAQPSGQGPSGTDPSGAQQPGGEPTMSPASADPSAGQQPKSGSPAGGGAPSGGGSPSGGGSPSGGGGAPAGGGAPGGGMPGGMPGDMPKLAEPSLKPASAGGGGSGGGGAGGGGGGMPSAPLGPPVTAETVAANNAPARPGGAGPAGAAGGGGSGGSGGMGGGMGGMGHGAGGQGNQGKEKRRDPNLSADEDLYVEDRAYTEGVVGHRPRKPVSDKKTQ is encoded by the coding sequence ATGGCTGATCAAATCAAGGTCGCGGCTGAGACCCTGGAGAGTTATGCCAATTGGATGGAAAACCAGGTCATCTGGCCGGAATCCGCTCCGCGGATCGAAGCTCCGGATGCGCTGTCGGCTACGAAGGCGGCGGTTGACAACATTAACGCCTATGCCGAATCGGTGGAACAGTTTACGAATGCTGGTCGAGATGAGAACCGCCGTTTAGCGAAGCTTGTACGTGAAGTCGCTCGCTTGTATCACGAGGTAGACACTACGGCGGCGCAGGACATCGAACGATTACAGAAGGCGCAGAAAGTTCCGGTACCGGTATCCAGCGACCCCGAGCCCTCATTGCCGCCACAGGCACCACAGGCGACTCCGGTCAGTCCTGACACGTCGTTGGACGTGAAAGAGACAGAGGTGGCGCTTCATAATCCGGGCACTACCGACTCGATGACCACGGCACTGGAGGCAGTACGCCGGGCGAATAACGGATTTGCACAAGGGGCTCCCCGACCGCGCGTCGAGAACTGGGAGGGCGACGCCGCCGATGCCGCAAATGAGAAATTCATAAAGTTCAGGAACTGGATCGATGATCTAGCGCATTCCTGGACCGTGCTCGGGCAGGCGATTAGCGACCTGTATACCGGTTACAGAGACGCGCAGGCGAAGCATAGTCCGATCTTCAATAGGTGGGCTGAGCTCAACGCGGCGATGGAAACCGAGCTGAATCGCGCAAATTACAATGAGGCTAGGGTTGATAGATATCTACGCCAAATCGAGGAGTTGGAGGAAGACTCTCGGGGCGTTCGCGAAACATACGCGGACCGAGCAAATGTGCGCATGGAGCCGATTGCTGACCCTCCATTTGGAACGAGCCAGACGGCGAGTACATCAAGCGCGCAGCCGTCTGGCCAGGGTCCGTCTGGTACGGATCCCTCTGGTGCGCAGCAGCCTGGGGGTGAGCCCACGATGTCGCCGGCCAGTGCGGATCCTTCGGCAGGCCAGCAGCCTAAATCCGGTTCGCCGGCAGGTGGAGGGGCTCCTTCCGGCGGTGGATCGCCGTCCGGCGGTGGTTCACCATCGGGGGGCGGCGGGGCGCCAGCGGGTGGTGGAGCTCCAGGAGGGGGTATGCCTGGGGGCATGCCGGGCGACATGCCAAAACTGGCCGAGCCGAGCCTTAAACCGGCCAGCGCTGGTGGGGGCGGTTCGGGCGGAGGCGGTGCCGGCGGCGGTGGCGGCGGAATGCCGTCCGCACCGCTGGGGCCTCCGGTGACTGCCGAGACAGTTGCTGCCAACAACGCGCCTGCACGTCCCGGTGGCGCCGGCCCGGCGGGTGCGGCAGGAGGAGGCGGTTCGGGCGGTTCGGGCGGGATGGGCGGCGGTATGGGTGGCATGGGCCACGGCGCCGGCGGTCAAGGCAACCAGGGCAAAGAAAAGCGCCGCGATCCCAACCTGTCCGCCGATGAGGATCTTTACGTCGAGGACCGGGCGTACACCGAGGGCGTTGTTGGTCACCGCCCACGGAAGCCGGTGTCGGACAAGAAGACTCAGTAG
- a CDS encoding TPR repeat region-containing protein: MGALDAFYSTWSDARETFGQGTPQDGSNLDNSSKLMQMKAGVEAAAPDGRWQGPASEAYAAKNKDHAGVYGKLAELDTKMATEVTNASNVVKQGRQSLENTKSWVDSAANSIPTGTSATDRNSKLLSIANQGIGQVSNIVTEATNKMTEISQSVQGLKGRYDAIANGKPDPGENTPGEKPGEKPDMLGAWQDRKSDSELVPEDMEGLVHDALNGNQEAAAKVDNLLDNIDEDQLGPKSVSHPLSPLQAELVGQLQAQMKPMSMEDLNKARDKLGPHKGILGDAMQIMSDPDVTYPRHDGDGPEVITPGVIHNDGVLPGDRGALPDSVQSALNAKLDLDAPSGMEIARGHPTPFGDTQGAKDLVDLSTIVGDGDRKFQQGSEIDRGLMARGQEILEATDGATRGDAVAERIFETAGRDKVVDHDMFTKNPGFIEDVLTHPWQDDGKAASTLTDWIKEDANSADPLANSRAGETARAIANYMGDSKTPLLDMNGGDQPLGKVNPELTQSLARAMSPYLDEMTGYPLDEARGLGLNPTTGFGDDFERGDAKSPKTVNILTILDTDDSAARIINGKSMELQNSYINEYASSLVENPEYPEHRTALESAGKLKGMTENALVSASNDVIHDKVAASERVSSIINGTLDSLGSLPGAPGNVIGMASPAFKEFISSFEFNQPPENVPTRSSIAMQTMLADTFMRAGLGPPEGMAYLAAFDVDHRNGLDIPQNVGSTEYNNYKAALENYLGKFGDPVTGPIGAYNTAYRDALAPTADK; encoded by the coding sequence GTGGGTGCGTTGGATGCGTTCTATTCGACGTGGTCGGACGCGCGGGAAACGTTCGGGCAGGGCACTCCTCAGGACGGGTCGAACCTGGATAACAGCTCGAAGTTGATGCAGATGAAGGCCGGGGTCGAGGCCGCGGCGCCGGATGGGCGGTGGCAGGGGCCGGCATCGGAGGCATATGCGGCGAAGAACAAAGACCATGCCGGGGTGTACGGCAAGCTGGCCGAACTCGATACGAAGATGGCCACGGAGGTCACCAACGCCTCGAACGTGGTCAAGCAGGGTCGGCAGAGCCTTGAGAACACCAAGAGTTGGGTCGACAGCGCAGCCAATTCCATTCCAACGGGCACTAGCGCCACGGATCGGAACAGCAAACTCTTGTCAATCGCTAATCAGGGCATCGGCCAGGTGAGCAACATAGTCACCGAGGCCACCAACAAGATGACCGAGATCAGCCAAAGCGTTCAGGGCCTGAAAGGCCGATACGACGCCATCGCCAACGGGAAACCCGACCCAGGCGAAAACACGCCTGGTGAGAAACCTGGTGAGAAACCGGACATGCTCGGAGCGTGGCAGGACCGCAAGAGCGACAGCGAACTCGTGCCAGAAGACATGGAGGGACTAGTCCACGACGCGCTCAACGGCAACCAAGAAGCCGCAGCGAAGGTTGACAATCTTCTGGACAACATCGATGAAGACCAGTTAGGCCCGAAAAGTGTTTCGCACCCGCTAAGCCCGCTGCAGGCTGAACTGGTCGGCCAGCTGCAGGCTCAAATGAAACCAATGTCGATGGAGGACTTGAATAAGGCCCGAGACAAGTTGGGACCGCACAAAGGCATCCTGGGCGATGCCATGCAGATCATGAGTGATCCCGACGTGACTTACCCGAGGCATGATGGCGATGGGCCAGAGGTGATTACACCAGGCGTCATACACAATGACGGCGTTCTTCCGGGTGATAGGGGTGCTCTTCCCGACAGCGTGCAGAGCGCCCTGAATGCGAAGCTCGACTTAGATGCACCGTCAGGGATGGAAATTGCCAGAGGACACCCAACTCCATTCGGAGATACGCAGGGCGCGAAAGACTTGGTCGATCTGTCGACAATAGTTGGAGACGGCGACCGGAAATTTCAGCAAGGTTCCGAAATCGATCGAGGCCTAATGGCGCGCGGGCAGGAAATTCTAGAGGCTACAGACGGGGCTACCCGTGGCGACGCGGTCGCGGAGCGGATATTCGAGACTGCCGGACGCGATAAGGTTGTTGACCATGACATGTTCACGAAAAACCCAGGATTTATCGAGGATGTTTTGACGCATCCCTGGCAAGACGACGGTAAAGCTGCATCAACGCTGACGGACTGGATAAAAGAGGATGCCAATTCTGCTGATCCACTGGCGAATTCACGTGCTGGTGAGACAGCCAGAGCTATCGCGAACTATATGGGGGATAGTAAGACTCCGCTGCTCGACATGAACGGCGGAGATCAGCCGCTCGGGAAAGTCAATCCGGAATTAACCCAGAGTTTAGCGAGGGCCATGTCGCCATATTTGGATGAGATGACTGGCTACCCATTAGATGAGGCCCGCGGTCTGGGGCTGAATCCTACGACTGGATTTGGCGATGACTTCGAGCGTGGCGACGCAAAGTCGCCCAAAACTGTCAATATTCTAACCATATTGGACACCGATGACAGTGCTGCGCGGATCATAAATGGAAAATCAATGGAACTGCAGAACTCATATATAAATGAATACGCGAGCTCTTTGGTCGAAAATCCAGAATATCCTGAGCATCGCACTGCACTCGAGAGCGCGGGAAAGCTGAAAGGAATGACCGAGAACGCTCTCGTCTCTGCTAGCAACGACGTGATCCACGATAAGGTAGCAGCCAGTGAGCGCGTGTCGTCGATAATTAATGGGACGCTCGATTCGCTCGGTTCGCTACCGGGCGCACCGGGGAATGTTATCGGGATGGCGTCACCTGCGTTTAAAGAGTTTATTTCTAGTTTTGAGTTTAACCAGCCTCCGGAGAACGTTCCAACGCGGAGTTCGATAGCTATGCAGACAATGCTGGCTGATACGTTCATGAGAGCTGGCTTGGGTCCGCCGGAAGGGATGGCCTACCTCGCAGCTTTCGATGTCGACCATCGAAACGGCTTAGATATTCCTCAAAACGTGGGGTCTACCGAGTATAACAATTATAAGGCCGCCCTGGAGAACTATCTCGGAAAATTCGGAGATCCAGTTACCGGTCCGATCGGTGCCTACAATACCGCATACCGAGACGCGCTAGCGCCGACAGCGGACAAGTAG
- the mycP gene encoding type VII secretion-associated serine protease mycosin, whose translation MQRVAVMALAVLLTLLSAPPAWAIDPPTIDAAAVPPDETGPDSPTEQRGICAAPTVLPNANFADKPWPNEYLRIAEAQKFATGAGITVAVIDTGVNGSPRVPAEPGGDFVDPAGNGMSDCDAHGTLTASIIAGRPAPTDGFIGVAPDARLLSLRQTSEAFQPKGARQDPNNPNTTPTAGSIRSLARAVVHAANLGAQVINISEAACYKVTRRIDENSLGAAINYAVNVKGVVIVVAAGNTGQDCQQNPPPDPSVPSDPRGWREVQMIVSPAWYDPLVLTVGSIGETGQPSNFSMSGPWVGAAAPGENLVALGYDGQPVNGLNGQDGPIPINGTSFSAAYVSGLAALLKQRFPDLTPAQIINRITATARHPGGGVDNYVGAGVIDPVAALTWEVPDGPEKAPFRVKEVPPPVYIPPPDRGPITIVVVIGASLALILGIGAMARRALRRRR comes from the coding sequence GTGCAGCGTGTAGCCGTGATGGCTCTGGCGGTGTTGTTGACACTGCTCAGCGCCCCGCCCGCGTGGGCTATCGATCCGCCGACGATCGACGCCGCCGCCGTACCGCCCGATGAAACCGGTCCGGATTCGCCGACAGAGCAACGCGGCATCTGCGCCGCGCCGACCGTGCTGCCCAACGCCAACTTCGCTGACAAGCCCTGGCCCAACGAATATCTGCGGATCGCGGAGGCACAAAAGTTCGCGACGGGCGCGGGTATCACCGTGGCCGTGATCGACACGGGAGTGAACGGCTCCCCCCGGGTGCCGGCCGAGCCGGGGGGTGATTTCGTCGACCCGGCCGGAAACGGCATGTCCGACTGCGACGCCCACGGCACCCTCACCGCGTCGATCATCGCGGGCAGGCCGGCACCGACCGACGGGTTCATCGGCGTGGCGCCCGACGCCCGGTTGCTGTCGCTGCGCCAGACCTCAGAGGCGTTCCAGCCCAAGGGCGCCCGCCAAGATCCGAACAATCCCAACACGACCCCGACGGCCGGCTCGATCCGCAGCCTGGCCCGCGCCGTCGTGCACGCCGCCAACCTCGGCGCCCAGGTGATCAACATCAGCGAGGCCGCCTGCTACAAGGTGACCCGCCGGATCGACGAGAACAGCCTGGGAGCGGCGATCAACTACGCCGTCAACGTCAAGGGTGTGGTGATCGTCGTCGCCGCCGGGAACACCGGCCAGGACTGCCAGCAGAATCCGCCGCCGGATCCGTCGGTGCCCTCGGACCCGCGGGGCTGGCGCGAAGTGCAGATGATCGTCAGCCCGGCCTGGTACGACCCGCTGGTGCTGACCGTGGGATCCATCGGCGAGACCGGCCAACCCAGCAACTTCTCGATGTCCGGGCCGTGGGTCGGGGCGGCCGCGCCGGGCGAGAACCTCGTCGCGCTGGGGTACGACGGGCAACCGGTCAACGGCTTGAACGGCCAGGACGGCCCCATCCCGATCAACGGCACCTCGTTCTCCGCGGCGTACGTCTCGGGGCTGGCCGCGCTGTTGAAGCAACGGTTCCCTGACCTGACGCCGGCGCAGATCATCAACCGAATCACCGCGACCGCGCGGCATCCCGGTGGCGGCGTGGACAACTACGTCGGGGCGGGCGTCATCGATCCCGTGGCCGCACTGACCTGGGAGGTGCCCGACGGTCCAGAGAAGGCGCCGTTCCGGGTCAAGGAAGTGCCACCGCCGGTGTACATCCCGCCGCCAGACCGCGGTCCGATCACGATCGTCGTCGTCATCGGTGCCTCGCTGGCGCTGATCCTCGGGATCGGTGCGATGGCCCGCCGTGCGCTGAGGCGGAGACGATGA
- a CDS encoding HPr family phosphocarrier protein, with protein sequence MPSKTVIVGSAIGLHARPAAVIAEAVVNAGVPVTLSVDGGEPVDAGSALMIMTLGAGNGAEVTVTSDDDTALATVAGLVEQDLDA encoded by the coding sequence ATGCCCAGCAAGACCGTCATCGTCGGCTCCGCCATCGGCCTGCACGCCCGCCCCGCCGCCGTCATCGCCGAGGCCGTCGTCAACGCCGGCGTCCCCGTGACCCTCTCGGTCGACGGCGGCGAACCCGTCGACGCCGGCTCCGCCCTGATGATCATGACCCTCGGCGCAGGCAACGGAGCAGAAGTCACCGTCACCTCCGACGACGACACCGCTCTTGCCACCGTTGCGGGGCTGGTGGAGCAGGATTTGGACGCGTAG
- a CDS encoding YbaB/EbfC family nucleoid-associated protein translates to MSGEIHPQVAAVLRKAQRLQSAMDDQLHKMDTASFTASDEAQTVEVTVNGHHQLKSVYIEDGLLRLGAQTVGQRLNEALQKASAAATASIELDREKLDELAAEITADDRY, encoded by the coding sequence ATGAGCGGTGAAATCCACCCACAGGTAGCGGCGGTCCTCCGCAAGGCTCAGCGACTGCAATCAGCCATGGATGACCAGCTGCACAAGATGGACACCGCGTCTTTCACCGCCTCGGACGAGGCCCAAACCGTGGAAGTCACGGTCAATGGCCATCACCAGCTGAAGTCGGTCTACATCGAAGATGGGCTCCTCCGACTGGGGGCTCAAACCGTCGGCCAACGCCTCAACGAGGCACTACAGAAGGCAAGTGCTGCGGCGACGGCTTCGATCGAACTCGACCGAGAGAAGCTCGATGAATTGGCAGCAGAGATCACTGCCGACGATAGGTACTGA
- a CDS encoding TPR repeat region-containing protein, which yields MGALDAFYSTWSEARETFGQSTPQDGALLDNSSKLTQMKTGVEAAAPDARWQGPASEAYAAKNKEHAGVYGKLAELDQKMAAEVTKAANVVTTGRQNLDTVKSWVDSAANSIPPGTSAADRDNKLLSIATQGISKISDVITTSNAAMSAIGGRVATIKGAWHGIGGNLPGGPKEGPIDPNTPGDEKKKDGESKDGKDEGKDEKKGSPDDPAIKEQARKDVDAALKGDKDAQQRVRLTLDSISDAKLAGKEKLDPTQAAYLSQMQAQQKLRSVEQLDEAAKKGAGDIMANSWNLMSNPNIEFPKTESVDGALQSNEMVKGGFDKLPDGVRSTLESPGIQQSENLQKIADIANSGNGEKFATNTDFNRGMMHKVADMMESPEWRADDPGFNLPGSWPWDYKDDARPPHADLERAASAAMNAVHYDHQVVHDAVTGNVEPGNEFREKFKINSDHFMYNLTHEAWDDKGVAAGSLFDWMDNSAEGPESKIAGETARTLSEYLGSNPELNSLNADNTVGLYGTHSLGEVNPNLVRGMAEGLTPYVNNIAGTDGGLPSFGGMLDDPNPVRDGTLPEAKNLFSVLNTDSEAGKIINGAALGQALLHDTAYAQHPDSSERPNTLYDSATLRALVDVGLENNIDTTNKNQAAIEQELYKAKSAAYDFGLEGLTAGAGAAIPGAGGEISSEILSQLGPAAKDSIIGPEPPEAGQPEPIARFAPERAEAEMLNTLNSIGTPIMDLPPEYRGENGRILSFDEMYAKDSTLTPGEYGRAVNVAINHTLGFDFQDTHYKDRYDAVTADKTPDPKKK from the coding sequence GTGGGTGCGTTGGATGCGTTCTATTCGACGTGGTCGGAAGCGCGGGAGACGTTTGGGCAAAGCACTCCTCAGGACGGCGCGCTGCTGGACAACAGCTCCAAGCTGACACAGATGAAAACCGGCGTCGAGGCGGCCGCGCCGGATGCACGGTGGCAGGGTCCGGCCTCGGAGGCGTATGCGGCCAAGAACAAGGAGCACGCCGGCGTTTACGGCAAGCTTGCTGAGTTAGATCAGAAGATGGCTGCCGAGGTCACAAAGGCTGCCAACGTCGTCACGACCGGTCGCCAAAATCTGGACACCGTGAAGAGCTGGGTTGACAGCGCGGCAAACTCGATTCCTCCTGGCACCAGTGCCGCGGACCGGGACAATAAATTGCTGTCGATCGCCACCCAGGGCATCAGCAAGATCAGCGATGTGATCACAACGTCCAACGCGGCGATGAGCGCAATCGGTGGACGCGTCGCCACTATTAAAGGCGCTTGGCACGGGATCGGAGGAAATCTTCCGGGTGGACCTAAGGAAGGGCCCATTGATCCCAATACGCCCGGCGACGAGAAAAAGAAGGACGGCGAGAGTAAGGACGGAAAGGACGAGGGCAAAGACGAGAAGAAGGGCAGCCCTGACGATCCTGCGATCAAGGAGCAGGCTCGCAAGGATGTGGACGCTGCGCTAAAGGGCGATAAAGATGCGCAGCAACGTGTGAGGTTAACCCTCGATTCCATTAGCGATGCGAAACTTGCTGGCAAGGAGAAACTCGACCCCACGCAAGCGGCCTATCTCAGCCAGATGCAGGCTCAGCAGAAGCTCAGATCTGTTGAACAGCTCGACGAGGCGGCCAAGAAGGGAGCCGGCGATATCATGGCCAACTCCTGGAACTTGATGAGTAACCCGAACATCGAGTTCCCGAAGACGGAATCCGTCGACGGTGCGCTTCAGTCGAATGAGATGGTGAAGGGCGGCTTCGACAAACTTCCGGACGGGGTTAGGTCGACACTCGAATCACCAGGTATTCAGCAGTCTGAGAATCTGCAAAAGATCGCGGACATTGCGAACAGTGGTAACGGCGAGAAGTTCGCGACGAATACCGACTTTAACCGTGGCATGATGCACAAGGTCGCGGACATGATGGAGTCGCCAGAGTGGCGGGCTGACGATCCGGGATTCAATCTTCCTGGATCGTGGCCTTGGGATTACAAGGACGATGCTCGGCCGCCTCACGCTGATCTCGAGCGCGCCGCATCTGCTGCGATGAATGCTGTTCACTACGACCACCAGGTGGTCCACGACGCGGTGACCGGCAACGTGGAGCCGGGTAACGAATTCCGCGAGAAATTCAAGATTAATAGCGACCATTTCATGTACAACCTCACGCATGAGGCTTGGGACGACAAGGGTGTCGCGGCTGGATCGCTATTCGACTGGATGGATAATTCCGCGGAGGGGCCGGAATCCAAGATCGCGGGTGAAACCGCAAGAACGCTCAGCGAATACCTCGGGAGTAATCCAGAGTTGAATTCTCTCAACGCTGACAACACCGTTGGTTTGTACGGAACCCATTCGCTTGGGGAGGTAAATCCGAACCTTGTGCGAGGCATGGCCGAGGGGCTTACACCGTACGTGAACAATATCGCCGGCACCGACGGTGGTCTACCGAGCTTTGGCGGCATGCTCGACGATCCGAACCCAGTTCGCGATGGGACACTGCCCGAGGCCAAGAATCTGTTCTCGGTGCTCAACACTGACTCGGAGGCCGGCAAAATCATCAATGGCGCGGCACTGGGGCAAGCTCTTCTACACGACACCGCGTATGCTCAGCATCCCGACTCGAGCGAGAGACCGAACACGCTATACGACAGCGCGACTTTGCGGGCATTGGTAGACGTTGGACTTGAGAACAATATCGACACTACAAATAAGAACCAGGCTGCGATTGAGCAAGAGCTTTATAAGGCCAAGAGCGCAGCATACGACTTCGGGTTGGAGGGGTTGACGGCGGGGGCTGGCGCTGCTATTCCCGGGGCGGGAGGGGAGATCAGCAGTGAGATCCTGTCCCAACTCGGCCCCGCCGCTAAGGACAGCATTATTGGTCCGGAGCCGCCTGAGGCGGGCCAGCCAGAGCCTATTGCTCGGTTCGCGCCGGAGCGAGCCGAAGCAGAAATGCTCAACACGCTCAACTCTATCGGCACGCCAATTATGGATCTCCCGCCAGAGTACCGGGGTGAGAACGGCCGAATTCTTAGCTTCGACGAGATGTATGCGAAAGACTCAACTCTTACGCCGGGCGAGTATGGTCGGGCAGTCAATGTCGCGATCAACCACACACTTGGGTTCGATTTCCAGGACACTCATTACAAGGACCGTTACGACGCTGTCACCGCAGACAAGACTCCGGACCCAAAGAAGAAATGA
- the eccE gene encoding type VII secretion protein EccE — MNFLRQFGFRFTTGHGIWAATLIPACVALCMHFNLLWLGITLGAVIAIFSVLTIRGRRLTGWVKAIFSWRRRHRSTPDVASEPAVGATVMPGDHVAVRWQGDYLISVIELVPRPFTPSVIVNGSAVTDDTISTKLVEELLEAHCPDLEADVVSSGHRVGRTAPASLVALYEQVIGPYPAPANRRTWVVLRANPDQTRRSAQRRDSGVSGLARYLVASTTRIADQLASNGIDARCCRAFDDYDKATEISFERETWSVIKGRSTFTAAYSAPGGPDVWWSARADHTTTQVRIIPGMAPTSTVLLTTLANPTTPRGFSRLFGGQRAALQGINPVSDRHYDLPIGSAGVLIGETADRYPVYMPFDNVDASINLGDARLFTQFVIRSAAAGAVITLSPQFREFATLINGRVGRVPRVAWPNATTYLGPHQGVGRVILRPNFIDTPRHRQLPISLINPREESRYQMALEQ, encoded by the coding sequence ATGAACTTTTTGCGCCAGTTCGGTTTTCGCTTCACCACCGGACATGGCATCTGGGCGGCGACCCTCATCCCGGCGTGTGTCGCGCTGTGCATGCACTTCAACCTGCTGTGGCTGGGCATCACACTCGGCGCGGTCATCGCGATCTTCTCGGTGCTGACCATCCGCGGCCGACGGCTCACCGGCTGGGTCAAGGCGATTTTCTCCTGGCGCCGCCGCCACCGCAGCACCCCGGACGTGGCGTCCGAGCCCGCAGTGGGCGCGACGGTGATGCCGGGCGATCACGTCGCGGTGCGCTGGCAGGGCGACTACCTGATCTCGGTGATTGAGTTGGTGCCACGGCCGTTCACCCCGTCGGTAATCGTCAACGGCAGCGCGGTCACCGACGACACCATCAGCACCAAACTGGTCGAAGAACTCCTCGAAGCGCACTGCCCCGACCTGGAAGCCGACGTGGTGTCCTCCGGGCATCGAGTCGGCCGGACCGCACCAGCCAGCCTCGTGGCTCTCTACGAACAAGTCATCGGGCCCTACCCGGCGCCGGCCAACCGCCGGACGTGGGTCGTGTTGCGGGCCAACCCCGATCAGACCCGGCGATCGGCGCAGCGCCGCGATTCCGGGGTGTCCGGACTGGCTCGATACCTGGTGGCGTCGACGACGCGGATCGCAGATCAGTTGGCCAGCAACGGTATCGACGCGCGCTGCTGTCGCGCGTTCGACGACTACGACAAGGCCACCGAGATCAGCTTCGAACGCGAAACCTGGTCGGTGATCAAGGGCCGCAGCACCTTTACCGCCGCGTACAGTGCCCCCGGTGGTCCCGATGTGTGGTGGTCGGCCCGCGCCGATCACACCACCACGCAGGTGCGGATCATCCCCGGCATGGCGCCGACGAGCACCGTACTGCTGACGACGCTGGCGAATCCAACCACACCGCGCGGGTTTTCGCGCCTGTTCGGTGGGCAGCGTGCCGCACTGCAAGGCATCAACCCGGTCAGCGACAGGCACTACGACCTCCCGATCGGATCGGCCGGGGTGCTGATCGGGGAGACCGCGGATCGCTACCCGGTGTACATGCCGTTCGACAACGTCGACGCCAGCATCAACCTGGGTGACGCGCGGCTGTTCACCCAGTTCGTCATCCGCTCGGCGGCCGCCGGTGCGGTCATCACGTTGAGCCCGCAGTTCCGCGAGTTCGCGACGCTCATCAACGGCCGCGTCGGGCGGGTGCCTCGAGTGGCTTGGCCCAATGCCACCACCTACCTCGGCCCGCATCAGGGCGTCGGTCGAGTCATCCTGCGACCCAACTTCATCGACACTCCGCGGCACCGGCAGCTGCCGATCAGTCTGATCAATCCGCGTGAGGAAAGCCGCTACCAGATGGCTCTGGAACAATGA